In Fluviispira sanaruensis, a genomic segment contains:
- a CDS encoding PIN domain nuclease yields the protein MSSVSIWKMIIKMNLEKLDIEIDDYNNIFKKTNFIELPLKFDHILSLNGLPEIHRNLFDRLLVAQEMPEPFRLITADALVKKYSDLVELV from the coding sequence ATGAGCTCAGTATCTATCTGGAAAATGATAATAAAAATGAATTTAGAAAAATTAGATATTGAAATAGATGATTATAATAACATATTTAAGAAAACTAATTTTATTGAATTACCACTAAAATTTGATCACATTCTGTCATTAAATGGGTTGCCTGAAATTCACAGAAATCTATTTGATCGCTTACTTGTTGCTCAAGAAATGCCTGAACCGTTTAGGTTAATTACAGCAGATGCATTAGTCAAAAAATACTCTGATTTAGTTGAGCTAGTTTAA
- a CDS encoding peroxiredoxin — translation MIRLLRSFITIFFGFLIVNISYALEIGKPAPLFSLKNQEGKIISLQDNKDKQWTVVYFYPKAGTPGCTTQACAFRDSIKVIKNKGAVVYGVSTDSVASLKEFHEKHKLTFDLLSDADAQITKAYGTKMAVMNMSKRITFIIDDKLVIRSIDENVDPALDAKKVAEKISELSSKK, via the coding sequence ATGATACGACTTTTGAGATCTTTCATAACAATATTTTTCGGATTCTTAATTGTAAATATAAGCTATGCTCTAGAAATAGGCAAACCTGCTCCTTTATTTTCTTTAAAGAATCAAGAAGGAAAAATAATTTCGTTACAAGATAACAAAGATAAACAGTGGACAGTTGTGTATTTTTATCCAAAAGCAGGAACTCCTGGATGCACAACACAGGCATGCGCTTTTCGCGACTCAATTAAGGTTATAAAAAATAAAGGTGCTGTCGTTTATGGTGTAAGCACAGACAGTGTTGCTTCTTTGAAAGAATTTCACGAAAAACATAAGCTCACTTTTGATTTATTAAGTGATGCAGATGCACAAATAACAAAAGCCTATGGAACAAAGATGGCTGTTATGAACATGTCCAAAAGAATAACTTTTATTATTGATGATAAATTGGTTATACGCAGTATTGATGAGAATGTTGATCCTGCTCTAGATGCAAAAAAAGTGGCAGAAAAAATTTCGGAATTGAGTTCCAAAAAATAA